The Brasilonema sennae CENA114 genome includes a region encoding these proteins:
- a CDS encoding beta-class carbonic anhydrase, producing MLHQKVDQDLSDRKNWALRRQLGIPNNKRLWVLACMDERLPVEKALGIGEGDAHIFRNAGGVVTDDAIRSAMLTTHLFGTKEIIVINHTECGMMTASGEFISHFLEKKGINLDQTSIDPALPELKLSKGVFSKWIKTFVDVDETCVKQVELLRHSPLIPEDVVIHGYIWEVETMRLRSPHSRLIEKVNTAQAMSAKGL from the coding sequence ATGTTGCACCAAAAAGTTGACCAAGATTTATCAGACAGAAAAAACTGGGCACTACGGCGTCAGTTGGGAATTCCCAATAACAAACGCCTGTGGGTATTAGCTTGCATGGATGAGCGTTTACCAGTGGAGAAAGCCTTGGGAATTGGAGAAGGAGATGCTCATATTTTCCGTAATGCAGGAGGGGTAGTGACAGATGACGCGATTCGGTCTGCCATGTTAACAACGCACTTGTTTGGAACTAAAGAAATTATCGTCATCAACCATACTGAATGCGGCATGATGACTGCTTCTGGAGAGTTTATCAGTCATTTCTTAGAAAAAAAAGGAATTAATTTAGACCAGACATCCATTGATCCTGCTTTACCTGAATTAAAGCTATCTAAAGGTGTTTTTTCTAAATGGATTAAAACATTTGTTGACGTAGATGAAACTTGCGTCAAACAGGTAGAGTTGCTGCGACATTCTCCCTTGATTCCTGAGGATGTAGTAATTCATGGCTACATCTGGGAAGTGGAGACGATGAGGTTACGCTCTCCTCATTCGCGTCTGATTGAGAAAGTGAACACGGCTCAAGCAATGAGTGCCAAAGGTTTATAA
- a CDS encoding S10 family peptidase: MPETPDSPVTRKSSITQHTLSLGEQQISYTAIAEWQTLFEDEKPVAEMFHVAYLADVKEASQRPLTFVFNGGPGAASAYLHMGALGPKRVYFGANGSLPKPPVRVVDNVESWLSFTDLVFIDPIGTGFSRGLPQDKEDRDKQSEKTNTQQADKPKEIEFWEVERDLKALGEFIQRFLSGHKRWLSPIFIAGESYGGFRVARLASKLQQEFGVGLSGAILISPALEFSLLEGSDYNLTAWATLIPSFAAAAAHHNRVQWAGEPGDLQAHIAAAERFARATLIPLLAMGDTVTSDERQIAYQQLAGLIGLPVKLVEKQAGRVGIEVFARELLRDEERIVGLYDASITAIDPFPDRATYEGTDPTLDGLDRLFTGAINSHLRDTLGVETDLSYRLLNLETFNAWKFDVKSEFQQGFLGSVFLGSVDDLRVGMALNPYMQVYIAHGLFDLVTHYFASKHLADLMKLNPEIRPNLSVKYFQGGHMFYSWDESRCSWLAQMKAFYQNATV; the protein is encoded by the coding sequence ATGCCTGAAACTCCTGACTCACCCGTAACCCGCAAGTCCAGTATCACTCAGCATACGCTATCACTTGGCGAGCAGCAGATCAGCTATACTGCGATCGCCGAATGGCAAACCCTGTTTGAGGATGAAAAACCTGTTGCCGAAATGTTTCATGTGGCTTATCTAGCCGATGTTAAAGAAGCATCGCAACGACCGCTAACTTTCGTCTTCAATGGTGGACCTGGAGCAGCTTCCGCTTATCTGCACATGGGAGCATTGGGTCCGAAGCGCGTTTATTTCGGAGCTAATGGTAGTCTGCCCAAACCTCCAGTTCGGGTGGTGGACAATGTCGAAAGTTGGCTTAGCTTTACGGATCTGGTCTTCATCGATCCAATTGGCACAGGTTTTAGCCGTGGTTTACCTCAAGACAAAGAGGACCGGGATAAACAGAGCGAGAAAACCAATACTCAGCAGGCAGATAAACCCAAAGAGATAGAATTCTGGGAAGTCGAGCGAGACTTGAAAGCACTGGGAGAATTCATCCAACGATTTCTCTCTGGTCATAAGCGATGGCTGTCCCCTATCTTTATTGCGGGAGAGAGTTACGGCGGCTTTCGAGTTGCCAGGTTAGCCAGCAAACTGCAACAGGAATTTGGCGTAGGTCTTTCCGGTGCTATTCTAATCTCTCCTGCTTTGGAGTTCAGTTTGCTGGAGGGTAGTGATTACAACCTCACAGCTTGGGCAACCCTGATTCCTTCCTTTGCGGCGGCTGCTGCTCATCACAATCGTGTCCAATGGGCAGGGGAACCTGGGGATTTACAAGCTCACATAGCAGCTGCAGAACGATTTGCCCGCGCAACACTGATCCCGCTTCTGGCAATGGGAGATACCGTGACATCCGATGAGCGCCAGATTGCCTATCAGCAGCTGGCAGGGTTGATTGGCTTGCCTGTGAAACTTGTTGAGAAACAAGCAGGAAGGGTCGGCATTGAAGTCTTTGCCAGGGAACTGCTGCGAGACGAAGAGCGGATTGTGGGACTGTACGACGCTTCGATTACGGCGATCGATCCTTTTCCCGATCGCGCGACTTATGAGGGCACTGATCCCACTCTTGATGGATTGGATCGCCTGTTTACGGGAGCTATCAACAGTCACTTGCGGGACACATTAGGCGTTGAAACCGACTTGTCTTACCGTCTGCTGAACTTAGAAACATTCAATGCTTGGAAATTCGATGTTAAAAGCGAGTTCCAGCAGGGCTTTCTAGGGTCGGTGTTTCTAGGGTCGGTGGACGACCTGCGCGTGGGGATGGCTTTAAACCCTTATATGCAAGTTTACATTGCTCATGGATTGTTTGATTTGGTTACTCATTATTTTGCCTCAAAGCATCTGGCGGATCTGATGAAATTAAATCCAGAAATTCGTCCCAATCTGAGTGTGAAATATTTTCAAGGTGGGCATATGTTCTACAGTTGGGATGAATCGCGCTGTTCATGGTTGGCTCAGATGAAAGCTTTCTACCAGAACGCGACAGTGTAA
- a CDS encoding STAS domain-containing protein, which yields MGLSNASKISQVIEKYEADLLADWIQTLMANNTRRGLLKETELKQECGEFLSLFKKAVQFGNLTNVQSSEWRSVREMLTSISRSRSQKGFTPSETAIFIFSFKQPLFTCLRQEHIEDANALVQDTWLATTLIDQLGLLTIEGYQKTREEVIVRQQEELLELSTPVVKLWDGILALPIIGTLDSTRTQVMMESLLQKIVETSSEVAIIDITGVPTVDTLTAQHLLKTVTAARLMGAECIISGIRPQIAQTIVYLGVDLADVVTKASMADAFLLALKRIGVTISRPETRA from the coding sequence ATGGGCTTGAGCAACGCAAGTAAAATTTCACAGGTTATTGAAAAATACGAAGCGGATTTGTTAGCTGATTGGATTCAAACGCTCATGGCTAACAATACTCGCAGAGGTTTGCTCAAAGAGACAGAACTAAAACAGGAGTGTGGGGAATTCCTCAGTTTGTTCAAAAAGGCGGTACAGTTTGGCAACTTGACAAATGTACAATCGTCTGAATGGCGCTCTGTGCGAGAAATGCTAACCAGTATTTCTCGAAGTCGTTCGCAAAAGGGTTTTACACCATCGGAAACGGCTATATTTATTTTTTCGTTTAAACAACCTCTATTTACTTGTTTGCGTCAGGAACACATTGAAGATGCAAACGCCCTGGTTCAAGACACTTGGCTTGCCACCACTCTTATAGATCAGCTCGGACTGTTAACTATAGAAGGTTACCAAAAGACGCGTGAGGAAGTCATCGTCCGTCAGCAGGAAGAATTGTTGGAACTTTCAACTCCTGTTGTTAAGCTGTGGGACGGTATTTTAGCTCTGCCGATTATTGGAACTTTAGACAGTACACGCACTCAGGTGATGATGGAATCTCTATTGCAGAAGATAGTAGAGACAAGTTCAGAAGTTGCCATCATCGATATTACCGGAGTACCAACAGTGGATACACTTACAGCCCAGCACTTATTGAAGACAGTCACCGCAGCTCGGTTAATGGGTGCAGAGTGCATTATCAGTGGAATCCGTCCCCAGATTGCTCAAACGATTGTTTACTTGGGTGTGGATTTGGCAGATGTGGTGACAAAGGCAAGTATGGCAGATGCTTTCCTGCTGGCTCTAAAACGCATTGGGGTAACAATCAGCCGTCCCGAAACTCGGGCTTAG
- a CDS encoding STAS domain-containing protein: MERIPILKMGEFLVVTIQVDMHDQLAKSLQDDLTNHITETQARGVLIDISSLDIVDSFIGRILGNIAKMSQVLDAQTVVVGMQPAVAITLVELGLSLTGIRTALNVEKGMALLRESLKATAGGNADGYARM; encoded by the coding sequence ATGGAACGCATTCCAATACTTAAAATGGGCGAATTTCTTGTGGTAACGATTCAAGTTGATATGCATGATCAGTTGGCGAAATCTTTGCAAGATGACTTAACAAATCATATTACTGAAACTCAGGCTCGTGGCGTGCTGATTGATATTTCGTCCTTGGATATTGTGGATTCTTTTATCGGCAGAATCCTGGGGAACATTGCTAAAATGTCCCAAGTTCTTGATGCTCAAACCGTTGTTGTCGGAATGCAGCCAGCAGTTGCCATCACTTTAGTAGAACTGGGACTTTCCTTGACAGGTATTCGTACCGCCTTAAATGTTGAAAAGGGCATGGCACTTCTACGAGAATCGTTGAAGGCGACTGCTGGAGGAAACGCAGATGGATATGCACGGATGTGA
- a CDS encoding anti-sigma regulatory factor, producing MGIQSSQDMVLVRQKVRQFAVKLGFSLVDQTKIVTAASELARNTLDYGGGGTVRLEALEYGMRKGLQLVFEDSGPGIPDIDLALKDGYTTGSGLGMGLGGTKRLVNEFDIVSCVGEGTRVTIRKWT from the coding sequence ATGGGTATCCAATCCTCACAAGATATGGTTTTGGTTCGTCAGAAGGTGCGGCAGTTTGCTGTCAAACTGGGGTTTAGCTTGGTCGATCAGACAAAAATTGTCACAGCAGCCAGCGAGCTAGCCCGTAACACATTGGACTACGGAGGCGGTGGAACTGTTAGACTAGAAGCACTTGAATATGGGATGCGTAAGGGTCTGCAGCTTGTTTTTGAGGATTCGGGACCAGGAATACCAGATATTGACTTGGCACTCAAAGACGGTTACACCACAGGTAGTGGACTGGGTATGGGGCTGGGCGGTACAAAGCGACTGGTAAACGAATTTGATATTGTCTCCTGTGTTGGTGAGGGTACCCGCGTCACAATTAGAAAGTGGACATAA
- a CDS encoding ATP-binding SpoIIE family protein phosphatase: MITHTLALPIVEPSQAGEARRSAIALATHLGFNQTEQGKVGIVVTEIANNLVHHAKNGLLLVQAIAKHNIHGLEILALDTGPGMRNISECMRDGFSTRGTAGNGLGAISRLSSFFDISSIPDIGTAILCHLWASPIPTNLSSDHLELGVVCLPKPGEEVCGDAWACEISQERILVLVADGLGHGSLAAQASTEAVRVFQENVHRSPQEIIAAAHQALRSTRGAAVAIAEINFAHQSLRFAGVGNIAGSVFWSGGKYNLVSYNGTVGCEVHKIREFTHQWYPGGLLIMHSDGLGTQWRLERYPGLIHKHPSLIAGVLYRDFFRLRDDVTVLVVRENALP, translated from the coding sequence ATGATCACACACACCCTCGCCCTACCAATTGTGGAGCCAAGTCAGGCAGGTGAAGCGCGACGGAGTGCGATCGCCCTAGCAACTCATCTTGGTTTCAACCAAACTGAGCAGGGAAAAGTTGGTATTGTGGTGACCGAAATAGCAAATAACCTTGTGCACCATGCCAAAAACGGGTTACTCTTGGTACAAGCAATTGCAAAACACAACATTCATGGTCTAGAAATTCTGGCTTTGGACACTGGACCAGGGATGCGCAATATCAGCGAGTGTATGCGTGACGGGTTTTCGACAAGGGGAACTGCAGGAAATGGATTAGGAGCAATCAGCCGTCTTTCTAGTTTTTTTGACATTTCTTCTATTCCGGATATAGGGACAGCCATCCTTTGCCACCTCTGGGCTAGTCCCATACCCACAAATCTATCCTCAGATCATCTGGAGTTGGGAGTGGTTTGCCTGCCAAAACCAGGAGAAGAGGTTTGTGGCGATGCTTGGGCGTGCGAAATCAGTCAAGAGCGCATTTTAGTACTTGTTGCTGATGGATTAGGTCATGGCTCGCTAGCTGCTCAAGCATCAACAGAAGCTGTGAGAGTTTTTCAAGAAAATGTTCACCGCAGTCCTCAAGAAATTATAGCAGCAGCGCATCAGGCTTTACGGAGTACACGGGGGGCAGCAGTGGCGATCGCAGAAATCAACTTTGCACATCAATCCCTTCGTTTCGCCGGAGTAGGTAACATAGCTGGCTCTGTCTTTTGGTCTGGAGGAAAGTACAATCTAGTTTCCTACAATGGAACAGTTGGGTGTGAAGTCCACAAAATTAGGGAGTTTACACACCAATGGTATCCTGGTGGACTTTTGATTATGCATTCGGATGGTTTAGGAACCCAATGGCGATTAGAACGGTATCCAGGTCTGATCCATAAACATCCTAGTTTAATTGCTGGCGTTTTATACCGAGACTTTTTCCGACTTCGCGATGATGTGACTGTGCTGGTTGTCCGTGAGAATGCATTGCCATGA
- a CDS encoding ATP-binding protein: MSTILLILEIRYEQDVVLTRKMAREVAQALGFDAQDQARLATAVSEIARNAFVYAKGAIVEFSIDDESPQNLWISIQDKGSGIANLKMILDGQFTSKTGMGLGIIGAQRLMDTFKIESIPNQGTQVFMGKRLPKRLEKLTPQRLQQIQNELANRSPQNPFEEIQRQNQELLRAMEEIRKREEQLIFLNRELEDTNRGVVALYAELDEKADFLQRANELKTRFLSNMSHEFRTPLNSIISLSRILLERMDGDLTTDQDKQVRFVQKAAESLLDLVNDLLDLAKVEAGKTVVHPTQFEVTDLFATLRGMLRPLLAHNSSVALILEEPVGIPTLYTDEGKVAQILRNFISNGLKYTEQGEVRVGAIMTGNTVTFSVADTGIGIAPPDQERIFEEFIQIDSTLAKKLKGTGLGLPLSRKLAELLGGSVWVNSELSKGSTFFASIPLFFPDSSEASSISQPTWQIDPSRQPILVVEDNPQTIFTYEKYFYSSNYQMISARTLSLAKQALKVNKPVAIILDILLEGENSWAFLAETKSNAATRNIPIIVSTVVDNEKQAMARGADAFLIKPVDRLLLVDKLNTLVKQGKQQKLLLIDDDSTSRYVLKQLLVTTSLEIIEASDGHEGIRLAQLENPSCILLDLTMPSLSGMQVLEQLKSHPTTCTIPVIVNSSKQLEAEEEKYLAERTVVILSKQTPTVEVAITQLREALTKAGLTLNT, from the coding sequence ATGAGTACAATTCTCCTCATCTTGGAAATTCGCTACGAGCAAGATGTCGTTTTAACTCGAAAAATGGCACGCGAGGTTGCTCAAGCTTTGGGATTTGATGCCCAAGATCAGGCACGTCTTGCCACAGCTGTCTCAGAAATCGCTCGAAATGCCTTTGTGTACGCAAAAGGTGCAATCGTTGAATTTTCGATAGATGACGAATCTCCCCAGAATTTATGGATCAGCATACAGGACAAAGGTTCAGGTATTGCTAACTTGAAAATGATTTTAGATGGGCAATTCACATCTAAAACTGGGATGGGATTAGGAATTATTGGTGCTCAACGGTTGATGGACACGTTTAAGATAGAGTCGATACCGAACCAGGGCACCCAAGTTTTCATGGGGAAGAGATTGCCCAAGCGCCTTGAGAAACTGACACCCCAACGCTTGCAACAGATTCAAAATGAGTTAGCAAATCGATCGCCCCAAAATCCGTTTGAGGAAATTCAACGCCAAAACCAAGAACTCCTCCGCGCAATGGAAGAAATACGCAAGCGTGAGGAGCAGTTAATTTTTCTTAACCGTGAACTAGAAGATACAAATCGCGGTGTTGTGGCTTTGTATGCTGAACTCGACGAAAAAGCCGATTTCCTACAACGAGCAAATGAACTCAAGACTCGATTTCTCTCCAATATGAGTCATGAGTTTCGCACGCCGTTAAACTCGATTATCTCTTTGTCTCGGATTTTGCTAGAGCGGATGGATGGTGATTTAACAACAGACCAAGACAAACAAGTCCGGTTCGTTCAAAAAGCAGCAGAAAGTCTGTTGGATTTAGTTAACGATCTATTGGACTTAGCAAAGGTAGAAGCTGGAAAAACAGTCGTCCATCCCACCCAGTTTGAAGTCACCGATTTGTTCGCGACTTTGAGAGGAATGCTGCGTCCCTTGCTTGCTCATAACTCCTCCGTGGCACTGATTTTAGAAGAACCTGTTGGCATTCCAACACTTTACACTGATGAAGGTAAAGTTGCTCAAATTCTCAGAAATTTCATCTCCAATGGGCTAAAGTATACTGAACAAGGTGAAGTCCGGGTTGGAGCAATCATGACAGGTAACACGGTGACTTTTTCAGTAGCCGATACAGGTATCGGAATTGCACCGCCGGATCAAGAGCGAATTTTTGAGGAATTTATTCAAATAGATTCTACACTCGCAAAAAAACTCAAAGGAACAGGTTTGGGACTACCCCTCTCGCGCAAGCTAGCAGAATTGTTAGGAGGAAGCGTCTGGGTTAATAGTGAATTAAGCAAAGGCTCAACATTTTTTGCTTCTATCCCTCTGTTTTTTCCTGATTCTTCAGAAGCTTCCTCAATTTCACAACCTACTTGGCAAATCGATCCGAGTCGCCAGCCCATTTTAGTTGTGGAAGACAATCCTCAAACCATTTTTACCTACGAGAAGTATTTTTACTCTTCTAATTATCAGATGATTTCGGCACGAACACTATCCCTTGCAAAGCAGGCGCTCAAGGTGAATAAGCCCGTCGCCATCATCCTGGATATTTTGCTAGAAGGAGAAAACTCTTGGGCGTTTCTAGCTGAAACAAAGAGCAATGCAGCAACTCGAAACATACCAATTATTGTCAGCACTGTTGTTGATAACGAGAAACAGGCGATGGCGCGAGGAGCTGATGCCTTCTTAATTAAACCTGTAGATAGATTATTACTGGTGGACAAACTCAATACACTGGTCAAACAGGGCAAGCAACAAAAACTCTTACTCATTGACGACGACTCAACATCCCGGTACGTGTTAAAGCAACTTTTAGTTACAACTTCTCTGGAGATTATTGAAGCATCGGATGGACATGAGGGCATTCGTTTAGCTCAACTGGAAAATCCTTCCTGTATTCTTTTAGATCTAACTATGCCTTCTTTAAGTGGTATGCAAGTTCTAGAACAGCTAAAAAGTCATCCTACAACTTGTACTATTCCCGTAATTGTCAATAGTTCAAAACAGCTGGAAGCCGAAGAAGAAAAGTATCTGGCTGAACGTACCGTGGTCATTCTTTCTAAACAGACTCCAACTGTTGAAGTCGCGATCACCCAACTACGAGAAGCCCTCACAAAAGCCGGGTTAACTTTAAATACCTAA
- a CDS encoding response regulator — protein MSEPLVTILHIDDNETNRYVVARVLRNAGFAVVEANTGEMGLEAIAEAKPDLVILDVQLPDVSGFEVCHQIKSNPATANLPVLHLSAHFVESRDKAQGLNSGADAYLAQPVEPIELIATVRALLRIRRAEELALDRVQEWQTTFDSIRDGVGLLDSTGRFVRCNKAMKEFLGKPFSEIIGSQHQELMLDPLSGCNVNPFLRVQETLHRQSLVIHTGGQWFTVTVDPVQDKQKSFVGAVYILADITSRKQAEIALRASEERSRLLLENVKDYAILFFDTQWRITGWGLGAENILGYQESEILGKPASCIFTPEDLQQGVDKQELAKAVSEGRAEDERWHIRKDGSRFWASGILTPLRDETGKLRGFCKILRDFTERKRLEDEQTQLLEREQEARSAAEAANRMKDEFLATVSHELRSPLNAMLGWIKLLNTRSFDAATTTRAMETIERSAKSQAQLVEDLLDVSRIIQGKLRLNVSPIELVEVIEAALETVRPAAQAKEIQLQSVLEPTAGLVAGDSDRLQQVVWNLLSNAIKFTPNGGRVQVRLESVNSYVEISVTDTGRGISPDFVPYVFERFRQADSSTTRIYSGLGLGLAIVRHLVELHGGTVHAESQGEGQGATFRVQLPLVKQSRGVKDSLSEEENMFSSVLSNSTPVPILDGVRILIVDDEPDTRDFLVAAVEMSGAQVIAASSVIEAIQVILQQKLDILVSDIGMPGEDGYSLIRKVRMLSKKEGGEIPAVALTAYARVEDKTRSLLEGFQMHLSKPIDPDELTTVIASLVKKISD, from the coding sequence ATGTCCGAGCCGTTAGTTACTATCTTGCACATTGACGACAACGAAACCAATCGTTATGTTGTCGCTCGCGTGTTGCGAAACGCTGGCTTTGCAGTTGTAGAGGCGAACACGGGTGAGATGGGGCTAGAGGCGATCGCTGAAGCTAAACCCGACTTAGTCATTCTGGATGTCCAGCTTCCTGATGTGAGCGGCTTTGAAGTTTGTCATCAGATTAAATCTAACCCAGCGACTGCTAACCTTCCCGTACTTCATCTGTCTGCCCATTTTGTTGAAAGCCGCGATAAAGCTCAAGGATTAAATAGTGGTGCAGATGCTTATCTGGCACAACCCGTTGAGCCGATTGAATTAATTGCCACGGTGAGAGCGTTACTGAGGATTCGGCGGGCTGAGGAACTAGCTTTAGATCGAGTGCAGGAGTGGCAAACAACTTTCGACTCTATTCGTGATGGCGTTGGCTTACTAGATAGCACTGGTCGATTCGTGCGCTGTAATAAAGCCATGAAGGAATTTTTGGGCAAACCGTTCAGTGAAATTATCGGCTCTCAGCATCAGGAACTCATGCTGGATCCACTATCTGGCTGTAATGTCAATCCCTTCCTTCGTGTTCAAGAAACTCTACATCGTCAAAGCTTGGTTATTCACACTGGGGGACAGTGGTTTACTGTTACAGTAGATCCTGTGCAAGATAAGCAGAAATCTTTTGTTGGTGCTGTATACATTTTAGCTGATATCACCAGCCGTAAGCAAGCAGAAATCGCTTTGCGAGCAAGCGAAGAGCGCAGCCGTCTGCTGTTGGAAAACGTCAAGGACTACGCAATTTTATTCTTTGACACACAGTGGCGGATTACTGGGTGGGGTTTAGGAGCAGAGAATATTTTAGGCTATCAGGAATCAGAAATATTGGGAAAACCTGCGTCGTGCATTTTTACACCAGAAGATCTACAGCAAGGCGTAGACAAACAAGAACTGGCAAAAGCCGTGAGTGAAGGACGGGCTGAGGATGAGCGCTGGCATATTAGGAAAGACGGCAGCCGTTTTTGGGCAAGTGGCATTCTCACACCCTTACGAGATGAGACTGGTAAGCTACGAGGTTTTTGCAAAATTTTACGTGATTTTACCGAACGAAAACGGCTTGAAGACGAACAAACTCAATTACTTGAGCGCGAGCAAGAAGCGCGGAGTGCAGCCGAAGCCGCCAATCGTATGAAGGATGAATTTTTAGCAACTGTTTCCCACGAACTCCGCTCTCCTCTAAATGCCATGCTGGGGTGGATTAAATTACTGAATACTCGCAGCTTTGACGCAGCCACAACCACACGCGCAATGGAGACAATCGAGCGCAGTGCTAAATCACAAGCCCAACTCGTAGAAGATTTGCTGGATGTTTCCCGTATTATTCAGGGTAAGCTGCGGTTGAATGTTTCTCCGATTGAACTAGTTGAGGTGATTGAGGCGGCGCTGGAAACAGTTCGTCCAGCTGCTCAAGCCAAGGAGATTCAACTACAGTCTGTACTTGAGCCAACAGCCGGTTTAGTTGCGGGTGATTCTGACCGTTTGCAGCAAGTTGTTTGGAATTTACTGTCTAACGCAATTAAGTTTACTCCTAATGGAGGACGAGTTCAAGTCCGATTAGAATCTGTAAACTCTTATGTCGAAATTTCCGTGACAGATACAGGGCGGGGCATCAGTCCTGATTTTGTGCCTTATGTGTTCGAGCGTTTTCGACAGGCTGATAGTTCCACAACCCGCATCTACAGCGGATTAGGACTAGGATTAGCAATTGTGCGTCACCTGGTAGAGTTACATGGTGGAACTGTTCATGCAGAAAGTCAAGGTGAAGGACAAGGAGCAACCTTTAGAGTTCAGTTACCACTTGTTAAACAAAGCAGGGGAGTAAAAGACTCCTTAAGCGAGGAAGAAAATATGTTTTCTTCAGTACTGAGTAATTCTACACCTGTGCCCATACTTGATGGAGTACGAATACTGATAGTTGACGATGAACCTGACACGCGGGATTTTCTCGTCGCCGCAGTAGAAATGTCCGGGGCGCAAGTGATTGCAGCTTCATCAGTTATTGAAGCAATTCAAGTCATCTTGCAACAGAAATTGGATATTTTAGTCAGTGACATTGGTATGCCAGGAGAAGATGGCTACAGCTTAATACGTAAGGTTCGCATGCTGTCTAAAAAGGAAGGTGGGGAGATTCCAGCAGTGGCATTAACAGCTTATGCCAGAGTAGAAGACAAGACGCGATCGCTCTTAGAAGGATTCCAAATGCATTTGTCTAAGCCTATAGATCCAGATGAGTTAACAACTGTTATTGCGAGCCTAGTTAAAAAAATATCTGACTAA
- a CDS encoding DUF411 domain-containing protein, whose amino-acid sequence MRRIVARVVVTICLTVGMLGILGSNAPMSHAQAAFPTSVVNTQSTTNHIQNLHATVYRSPECTCCGGWIDHLKGNGFKIKDFRTPDIEAVKQKYNVPDNLTSCHTAIIDGYVIEGHVPAQDIKRLLQEKPNVLGLSVPQMPVGTPGMEMGNQKDPFSVLAFDNNSRVAVFNEY is encoded by the coding sequence ATGAGACGTATTGTTGCTAGAGTTGTGGTAACGATTTGTCTAACTGTCGGGATGTTGGGCATCTTGGGAAGCAATGCTCCTATGAGTCATGCTCAAGCTGCTTTTCCAACTTCTGTAGTCAATACTCAAAGCACTACCAACCACATCCAGAATCTACATGCAACTGTGTATCGCAGTCCTGAGTGTACTTGTTGTGGTGGGTGGATTGACCACTTAAAGGGAAATGGTTTTAAAATCAAAGACTTTCGCACACCTGATATTGAGGCTGTCAAACAAAAGTACAATGTGCCAGATAACTTGACATCTTGCCACACAGCAATTATTGATGGATATGTTATTGAAGGACACGTACCAGCACAAGACATCAAACGACTGTTGCAAGAAAAGCCAAATGTGCTCGGCTTATCTGTGCCCCAAATGCCCGTAGGCACTCCTGGGATGGAAATGGGGAATCAAAAAGATCCATTTAGTGTGCTTGCTTTTGATAACAACAGCAGAGTTGCGGTATTTAACGAGTATTGA
- a CDS encoding TetR/AcrR family transcriptional regulator: MASSQQAKRKRSLSVRDAEATKAQILDAAEQEFAIAGLNAARTETIAAQTGVTKTMIYYYFENKEALYQEVLNRAFIKPIDEIVQLNLEQLPPQAALESLTQLFLQQTSKNPNIASILFLEAIQNRGKYYPKQWIEQLYGKLIAILEQGIAQGVFRPLEPRHTAVNIVGTCVFYLAVHENVKHLWAGSRMLSKAMLQEHAQESLNFVLAGVRADVNVS; this comes from the coding sequence ATGGCTAGCTCTCAACAAGCAAAACGTAAACGTTCATTGTCGGTACGCGATGCAGAAGCAACAAAGGCGCAAATTTTGGATGCGGCGGAACAGGAGTTTGCGATCGCCGGATTAAACGCCGCTCGCACCGAGACAATAGCAGCTCAGACAGGTGTAACAAAAACCATGATTTATTACTATTTTGAAAATAAAGAAGCGTTGTACCAGGAAGTTCTGAACCGAGCGTTTATCAAGCCTATTGACGAAATTGTGCAATTGAATTTAGAACAATTACCACCGCAGGCTGCATTGGAGAGTTTGACTCAGTTGTTTCTGCAACAGACGTCAAAAAACCCTAACATTGCTTCGATTTTATTTCTGGAAGCGATTCAGAACCGAGGAAAGTATTACCCAAAGCAGTGGATAGAACAACTTTATGGAAAGCTGATTGCAATTTTGGAGCAAGGAATTGCACAAGGTGTTTTTCGTCCTTTAGAACCGAGACACACAGCAGTCAATATTGTGGGAACTTGTGTGTTCTACTTGGCAGTTCATGAAAATGTGAAGCATCTCTGGGCAGGTTCGCGAATGCTCAGTAAAGCCATGCTACAGGAACATGCTCAAGAATCGCTCAACTTTGTCTTAGCTGGTGTACGGGCAGATGTAAACGTGAGTTGA